The following proteins are encoded in a genomic region of Halomicroarcula saliterrae:
- a CDS encoding DUF7509 family protein, whose protein sequence is MTVEITRDRIASRLGDVTYDRFLFYVMGPYKSFNLNYVLSEEERRNITTKDLPGPLRRLFQNKDDINEAQALLRRIQGALRTDPGVNAFLALDVDIDTEDVDAVTQSIEYARCSNATAFVVPFLGHNFGVGEEAGSVLANIADTHGERLIFMHEDDVTSAMIRSAPVRWDLRVETYETEAELVTKLRRFAGGVMHRERRGDLGHLG, encoded by the coding sequence ATGACTGTCGAGATCACGCGCGACCGAATCGCTAGCCGGCTCGGGGATGTAACATACGACCGGTTTCTCTTCTACGTGATGGGGCCGTACAAGTCGTTCAACCTCAACTACGTACTCAGCGAAGAGGAACGTCGCAACATCACTACTAAAGATCTCCCCGGCCCCCTCCGACGACTCTTCCAGAACAAGGACGATATCAACGAGGCCCAGGCACTCTTGCGACGTATTCAGGGTGCCCTTCGAACTGACCCCGGAGTCAATGCATTTCTCGCGCTCGATGTCGACATCGATACTGAGGACGTGGATGCGGTGACTCAGAGCATCGAGTACGCACGGTGTAGCAACGCAACCGCGTTCGTGGTTCCGTTCCTCGGCCACAACTTCGGCGTTGGGGAAGAAGCAGGCAGCGTCCTCGCAAACATCGCCGATACCCACGGTGAACGGTTGATTTTCATGCACGAGGACGACGTAACGAGTGCGATGATTCGGTCGGCACCAGTGCGGTGGGATCTACGCGTCGAGACGTACGAGACTGAAGCCGAACTTGTGACCAAACTACGCCGGTTCGCCGGCGGGGTAATGCACCGCGAACGACGGGGAGATCTGGGTCATCTGGGGTGA
- a CDS encoding macro domain-containing protein, which yields MRTYRTIQFPDIKFSLVYDDIAEQEADFLVSAAETNLQMRGAVAEALRSAGGESHASAAQSESPVPLGEVAVTDACDLDAEYVIHAAATPSLSSQQASAASIRGATRSTLSAADELDGASLVIPVIGTETAGFEFKEGTHIVCEVVREHDTTTLDDVRIITNSEKEFSGLTRIAAMFYRTCQDTDF from the coding sequence TTGAGAACTTACAGAACTATTCAATTTCCTGATATAAAGTTCTCTCTCGTATATGACGATATCGCGGAACAGGAGGCCGACTTTCTGGTGAGTGCAGCCGAGACAAACCTCCAGATGAGGGGCGCTGTCGCTGAAGCCCTTCGGAGTGCGGGTGGTGAATCGCACGCATCTGCGGCCCAATCGGAGAGCCCAGTTCCGCTTGGCGAGGTAGCGGTGACCGATGCCTGCGACCTCGATGCGGAGTACGTTATCCACGCAGCGGCTACACCGAGCCTCAGTAGTCAACAAGCCTCTGCAGCAAGCATACGAGGCGCGACGCGATCGACGTTATCCGCTGCTGACGAACTCGATGGGGCGTCACTCGTCATCCCAGTCATCGGTACTGAAACCGCTGGATTCGAATTCAAGGAAGGGACACATATTGTCTGTGAGGTCGTGAGGGAACACGATACGACTACCCTCGACGATGTCCGCATTATCACTAATAGTGAAAAGGAATTCAGCGGCCTCACACGGATTGCAGCGATGTTCTACCGGACTTGTCAAGACACAGATTTTTGA
- a CDS encoding Fic family protein: MWVDELEDGAPGELVPYGRQPYYKPDPLPPAQELVLDNGFYETLSNATYWLGKLSGLSLEVDFPAVLYTSLLRKEAIESAEIEGADVDYNALYSFETRAEDSTGDPKSTAPRLDSTKDIQEVLNYEQALADGIESLDQDEPLSIDLLHSLHDRLLTGVPDDRVDTDTIGAFKTTPNFIGEFLPPVPDVAAGAMETLLTYYRTGGSYQPLIDIALFHYQFETIHPYGDSNGRLGRLLITLQLYDQDYLERPNLYLSEYFNRNKQTYVDRMEQVRKAGEWEAWLEFFITGVRYQAEESVIRTLELEQLRRKYDQQYGGVAYTADQLACWLFEQPYVTAQTVAEQFDVEHSTAYRAIASLQDDGVLEEVTGQARNQEYRAKEIFEILERPPETY, translated from the coding sequence ATGTGGGTGGACGAATTGGAAGATGGGGCACCGGGTGAACTCGTACCGTACGGTCGCCAACCGTACTACAAACCAGATCCGTTGCCGCCGGCCCAAGAACTAGTGCTTGACAACGGGTTCTACGAAACGCTCTCAAATGCGACCTACTGGCTCGGGAAACTCAGCGGGCTGAGTCTTGAGGTTGACTTCCCGGCGGTGCTGTACACGTCGTTGCTCCGCAAGGAGGCGATCGAATCTGCTGAGATAGAAGGCGCTGACGTTGACTACAATGCGCTGTACAGTTTCGAGACGAGAGCTGAAGATTCGACCGGCGACCCGAAGTCTACAGCTCCTCGCCTGGACAGCACGAAGGATATTCAAGAGGTTCTCAACTACGAACAGGCGCTAGCGGACGGCATCGAGTCGCTCGACCAGGATGAGCCACTGTCTATCGATCTTCTCCATTCACTGCACGACCGCCTGTTGACTGGCGTTCCGGATGACCGCGTCGACACCGACACCATCGGCGCGTTCAAGACCACACCCAATTTCATCGGCGAGTTCCTCCCACCGGTACCGGATGTCGCAGCCGGCGCGATGGAGACGCTACTGACCTACTATCGGACTGGCGGGTCCTATCAGCCGCTCATCGATATCGCGCTCTTCCACTACCAATTCGAGACAATCCACCCATATGGCGATAGCAATGGTCGGCTCGGCCGACTCCTCATCACCCTGCAGCTATACGATCAGGACTATCTCGAACGACCGAATCTCTACCTGAGCGAATATTTCAATCGGAATAAGCAGACATACGTCGACCGTATGGAGCAAGTCCGGAAAGCCGGTGAGTGGGAAGCATGGCTCGAATTTTTCATCACGGGAGTCCGATACCAGGCCGAGGAGTCCGTAATCCGGACACTCGAACTCGAACAACTCCGTCGGAAGTACGACCAACAGTATGGCGGCGTCGCCTATACAGCCGACCAGCTCGCCTGCTGGCTCTTCGAGCAGCCGTACGTGACAGCACAAACTGTCGCTGAACAGTTCGATGTCGAACACTCCACCGCATACCGTGCTATCGCATCATTGCAGGACGACGGCGTGCTCGAAGAGGTCACAGGTCAGGCACGAAACCAGGAATATCGTGCCAAAGAAATCTTCGAGATTCTCGAGCGACCACCAGAGACCTATTGA
- a CDS encoding PQQ-binding-like beta-propeller repeat protein — translation MREPDAAADERAPLRNVTEQQSGTGWSRRRALAAIGSVGTLGLAGCSLPSVTAGADPLWVREFTAASAAGPPAATDDHVVVGGQDRRLHGFTADGERVFTVETGGPIEARPAVPASGGPVHAHSTDGDLYTVGLSGEELWHVEGQAKNGWLGRRGSLLVGTDSVAETVVGYDARTGTRRFRRPGREYPFPILSDEACILHVDLPDGDGKLVTLAPTTGEVLWESTPRDSYPYIVAVGDRVVTVRDSTVRMRHARDGHVLWEASVAGKVTSHAGPPIWVGEHVYVRADRDDRPDELVAIDRDEGTVAWRRRVGAELETVTATTQAVFVASSVNDPDGGILIRLDAFALGGTRRWQTTTDIAIGGTVEALGRVGDVLFAASENKIAAYDPASGTRRWQYDPESYRIGVSAADSALYVSLRDSGGIARLPTS, via the coding sequence ATGCGTGAACCGGACGCTGCCGCCGACGAACGGGCGCCGTTACGGAACGTGACCGAGCAACAGAGTGGCACCGGCTGGTCGCGCCGTCGGGCGCTCGCCGCAATTGGGTCGGTGGGGACACTCGGGCTGGCCGGGTGTAGTCTACCGTCGGTGACAGCCGGCGCCGATCCCCTCTGGGTGCGTGAGTTCACCGCCGCCTCGGCGGCGGGTCCACCGGCTGCGACCGATGACCACGTCGTCGTCGGTGGCCAGGACAGACGACTCCACGGATTCACGGCCGACGGAGAGCGGGTCTTCACCGTCGAAACTGGTGGGCCCATCGAAGCACGGCCGGCTGTCCCGGCATCTGGGGGTCCGGTCCACGCCCACAGCACCGACGGTGACCTCTACACGGTCGGGCTCTCGGGCGAGGAGCTGTGGCACGTAGAGGGGCAAGCCAAGAACGGATGGCTCGGTCGCCGAGGCTCGCTGCTGGTCGGCACAGATTCGGTCGCTGAGACGGTCGTCGGGTACGATGCACGAACCGGCACACGTCGGTTTCGACGGCCCGGCCGAGAGTACCCCTTCCCGATACTCAGTGACGAAGCCTGCATCCTCCATGTCGATCTCCCGGACGGCGACGGGAAATTAGTGACGCTCGCGCCGACAACTGGGGAAGTACTGTGGGAGTCGACACCTCGCGACAGCTATCCCTACATTGTGGCTGTCGGTGACCGGGTCGTGACGGTTCGCGATTCCACCGTGCGGATGCGCCACGCCCGTGATGGGCACGTCCTGTGGGAGGCCTCAGTCGCCGGCAAGGTGACCAGCCACGCCGGTCCGCCAATCTGGGTGGGCGAGCACGTCTACGTCCGGGCCGACCGTGACGATCGCCCGGACGAGCTGGTCGCCATCGACCGTGACGAGGGGACCGTAGCCTGGCGTCGGCGAGTGGGGGCCGAACTCGAGACGGTGACCGCTACCACGCAGGCAGTGTTCGTTGCAAGCTCGGTCAACGACCCCGACGGTGGCATCCTCATCCGCCTGGATGCTTTCGCCCTCGGTGGCACCCGGCGCTGGCAGACGACGACTGACATCGCGATCGGTGGGACGGTCGAAGCGCTTGGGCGTGTCGGTGACGTTCTCTTTGCGGCCAGCGAAAACAAGATCGCCGCCTACGATCCTGCCAGCGGAACCCGCCGGTGGCAGTACGACCCGGAATCCTACCGGATCGGCGTATCAGCGGCCGATAGCGCGCTGTACGTTTCCCTCCGTGACAGCGGTGGCATAGCACGGCTCCCGACGAGTTGA
- a CDS encoding hydroxyacid dehydrogenase, which translates to MARTWDILVPEQIDPSGPESVADFAECTGMDEYGSVEAALADIGRYDAVVVRVAELDADVLARADRLQIIAKHGAGLDNVDIDAASERGIVVCNTPGANSRSVAEHALSLLFALRRNHRSADQHVRDGGWERSAYTGRELTGDTIGLFGFGAIAREVSDLAHGIGQQVIVYDPYVSDDDIPTRMGRVSSLQDLFARSDAVSVHAPLTPETRHAISTEELRALGERGVLINTARGAIVDEEALVEALRTNTLGGAGLDTFESEPPGEDHPLYARDNVLLTPHVGGVTEEALARMSQRATANIRTVYEGGIPSSTVNRDAIGESTE; encoded by the coding sequence ATGGCTAGAACGTGGGATATTCTGGTTCCGGAACAGATAGATCCGTCCGGACCGGAATCGGTCGCCGACTTTGCGGAGTGTACGGGTATGGACGAGTACGGGAGTGTCGAGGCTGCGCTCGCAGATATCGGACGGTACGATGCTGTCGTCGTCAGAGTCGCAGAACTCGATGCGGATGTGCTTGCGCGAGCGGATAGATTGCAGATTATCGCGAAACACGGCGCTGGCCTCGACAACGTCGACATCGACGCGGCCTCGGAGCGTGGAATCGTCGTCTGTAACACGCCCGGCGCGAACTCGCGGTCGGTCGCAGAACACGCCCTCTCACTGCTGTTCGCCCTCCGGCGAAATCATCGAAGTGCCGATCAGCACGTCCGCGACGGTGGCTGGGAGCGGTCGGCGTATACCGGTCGAGAACTGACCGGAGATACGATAGGCCTGTTTGGATTCGGTGCAATCGCCCGAGAAGTCTCAGATCTGGCCCACGGCATCGGTCAACAGGTTATCGTGTACGACCCATACGTTTCCGACGACGACATTCCAACCCGAATGGGCCGAGTTTCGAGCCTCCAGGACCTGTTCGCCCGATCGGATGCAGTAAGTGTTCATGCACCGCTCACTCCGGAGACCCGGCACGCAATTTCGACTGAAGAACTGAGAGCACTCGGTGAGCGCGGCGTCCTGATCAACACGGCCCGGGGAGCGATTGTCGACGAAGAAGCGCTAGTCGAGGCACTTCGGACAAATACGTTGGGTGGTGCCGGTCTAGACACGTTCGAGAGCGAGCCGCCAGGAGAGGACCATCCGCTGTACGCCCGAGATAACGTCCTCTTGACCCCCCACGTCGGTGGCGTGACCGAGGAAGCCTTAGCCCGGATGAGTCAACGAGCAACAGCGAACATTCGGACTGTCTACGAGGGTGGAATACCCTCGTCGACGGTGAATCGTGATGCCATCGGGGAAAGTACGGAATAG
- a CDS encoding PQQ-binding-like beta-propeller repeat protein, producing MTRSGHLLAGSHSPFRDRPIVAGLDVQTGETTWTMTVGKGEKSPIGVSDGRAYAISKAETMVAVDAASGETIWQRPLAPIDEADPGVVEFAPIPLSDRIVVPISGTEDDVPDRLVGVDRADGTTLFTHALSASLSGAPGATASGVVAPLVNGRVLFLDRSGAVRWTREVGAPLSAVGTTDETAYLGAATEELLALDTTTGTVAWRAPLDNTVFARPLVTDERVYVGGADYALRAFDAASGQQLWHDDLANAVTHGPLQIDDRLVTLVGGRHRIRGPSGAIPFSPTVLYVHEQDGTRLREVKFTGDFEGGGVEWAQAADETVYLGQTFGLTRVAPEAITDA from the coding sequence ATGACCCGCTCTGGCCACCTTCTTGCTGGTTCACACAGTCCGTTCCGAGACCGGCCGATTGTCGCCGGTCTGGATGTCCAGACCGGTGAGACCACGTGGACTATGACAGTGGGCAAAGGTGAGAAGTCGCCCATCGGCGTCAGTGACGGACGGGCCTACGCTATCTCGAAGGCTGAAACGATGGTCGCCGTCGATGCGGCTTCGGGTGAGACCATCTGGCAGCGCCCGCTCGCGCCAATCGACGAGGCCGACCCTGGAGTCGTCGAGTTCGCCCCCATTCCGCTGAGTGATCGAATCGTGGTCCCGATCTCCGGCACCGAGGACGACGTGCCCGATCGGCTGGTCGGTGTCGACCGCGCGGACGGGACGACGCTGTTCACTCACGCTCTGTCCGCTTCACTGTCGGGCGCTCCCGGCGCGACCGCCAGTGGTGTCGTAGCACCGCTGGTCAACGGTCGCGTGCTCTTTCTCGACCGGAGCGGGGCGGTCAGGTGGACGCGGGAGGTTGGCGCCCCCCTGTCCGCTGTCGGAACCACCGACGAGACCGCATACCTCGGTGCCGCTACCGAGGAACTGCTGGCGCTGGACACTACGACTGGGACTGTCGCCTGGCGCGCCCCACTCGATAACACCGTGTTCGCACGCCCGCTGGTGACCGACGAGCGGGTATACGTCGGTGGTGCGGACTACGCCCTTCGGGCGTTCGACGCGGCCTCCGGGCAGCAACTGTGGCACGACGACCTCGCGAACGCCGTGACCCACGGGCCGTTGCAAATTGACGACCGGCTCGTCACACTTGTCGGCGGGCGACACCGGATCCGCGGCCCTAGCGGGGCCATCCCGTTTAGCCCGACCGTCCTCTACGTCCACGAGCAGGACGGCACGCGTCTCCGAGAGGTCAAGTTCACTGGCGACTTCGAGGGGGGCGGTGTCGAATGGGCACAGGCAGCTGACGAAACCGTCTATCTGGGGCAGACGTTCGGGCTGACACGGGTCGCGCCGGAGGCGATCACCGATGCGTGA
- a CDS encoding helix-turn-helix domain-containing protein: MALLIVGLTRRFQWSSVRLQWGVQRSTVSKILGAMHIHSDRLQLDMPTIVDGTVPAEEFALHHTLSTVPGLSVKCERLVQSGERSVMPLVWMRGADRSAIDDALTDDSTVESVSCLSAFDGTNHLFRIEWVDRVRTLLEMMTNSKATVLDIHCRDDRWYLTVLYPTRKHFSQTHRFATEHGLPFDVTSIRETEGKPDWRSGLTEGQREVLVRAAQQGYFDVPRKRNLEGVADDCEVSHQALSERLRRGMGTLIEETLLGGPEPENPDGRTD; this comes from the coding sequence ATGGCACTCCTCATTGTCGGCCTGACTCGTCGGTTCCAGTGGTCGTCCGTACGTCTCCAGTGGGGTGTTCAGCGCTCGACGGTGTCTAAAATCTTAGGCGCTATGCACATTCACTCAGACAGGCTACAATTAGACATGCCAACTATTGTCGACGGGACGGTCCCAGCCGAGGAGTTCGCCTTGCACCATACCCTCTCGACCGTTCCGGGTCTCAGCGTGAAGTGTGAGCGGCTCGTTCAAAGCGGCGAGAGATCAGTGATGCCGCTGGTGTGGATGCGTGGGGCCGACCGAAGCGCAATCGACGACGCTCTCACTGATGACTCGACAGTGGAGTCGGTATCGTGTCTCTCGGCGTTCGACGGCACCAACCACCTGTTCCGAATAGAGTGGGTCGACCGTGTTCGCACTCTGCTGGAGATGATGACGAACAGCAAAGCGACGGTGCTCGACATCCACTGCCGGGACGACCGGTGGTATCTTACCGTGTTGTACCCGACCCGCAAGCACTTTTCCCAGACCCACAGGTTCGCCACGGAGCACGGACTCCCGTTCGACGTAACCTCGATACGGGAGACAGAGGGCAAACCTGACTGGCGGTCAGGACTGACCGAGGGACAGCGCGAGGTGCTCGTGCGGGCGGCCCAGCAGGGCTACTTCGACGTCCCGAGAAAGAGGAACCTGGAGGGGGTCGCGGACGACTGTGAGGTATCCCACCAGGCGCTGTCCGAGCGACTGCGACGAGGGATGGGCACGCTCATCGAAGAGACCCTACTCGGCGGACCTGAGCCGGAAAACCCCGATGGTCGGACCGATTGA
- a CDS encoding enolase C-terminal domain-like protein translates to MSTATALHLCAGIANLEVLEHMSRDVPWEDEILDYEFEVSDGAIEVPDSPGLGVEFDPEAARQYPGEPKDSHSLFDAEGASLADTALRCAVSDAPVCGRFGRRS, encoded by the coding sequence GTGAGTACGGCCACAGCGCTCCACCTCTGTGCCGGCATCGCGAACCTCGAAGTCCTGGAGCACATGAGTCGCGATGTCCCGTGGGAAGACGAAATCCTCGACTACGAGTTCGAGGTCTCGGACGGGGCTATCGAGGTGCCGGATTCGCCCGGACTCGGCGTGGAGTTTGACCCCGAGGCGGCGCGGCAGTATCCCGGTGAACCCAAAGATAGTCACAGCCTTTTCGACGCAGAGGGGGCGTCCCTCGCTGATACTGCTCTGAGATGTGCCGTGTCGGATGCCCCAGTCTGCGGTAGGTTCGGGCGCCGCTCATAG
- a CDS encoding RNase J family beta-CASP ribonuclease encodes MEIEIATIGGYEEVGRQMTAVRAGDDIVIFDMGLNLSKVLIHDNLQTESMHSLDLIDMGAIPDDRIMSELSGEVKAIVPTHGHLDHIGAIPKLAHRYDAPIVGAPFTIALVEDQIQDENKFTVNNDLVTMEAGETMSIGDHTELEFVNVTHSIIDAINPVLHTPEGAIVYGLDKRIDHTPVIGDPIDMDRFREIGRDGVLCYIEDCTNANKKGRTPSEAVAREQLQDVMHSLEDFDGGIVATTFSSHIARVSSIVEFARDIGREPVLLGRSMEQYSGTAERMGAISMPDVDMYGHRQSVDRAFERIMNEGKENFLPVVTGHQGEPRAMLTRMGRGETSYDLEQGDKVIFSARVIPEPTNVGQRYQSETLLGMQGARIYDDVHVSGHLSQEGHYEMLDALQPENVIPAHQDMKGFSGYVDLAASQGYKVGRDLHVTTNGNVIQLVE; translated from the coding sequence ATGGAAATCGAAATTGCAACTATCGGCGGGTATGAGGAAGTCGGCCGCCAGATGACAGCAGTCCGTGCCGGAGATGACATCGTCATCTTCGACATGGGGCTGAACCTCTCGAAGGTACTGATTCACGACAACCTCCAGACAGAGAGCATGCACTCGCTCGATCTCATCGACATGGGTGCGATTCCCGACGATCGGATTATGTCGGAGCTTTCGGGTGAGGTGAAAGCTATCGTCCCGACACACGGTCACCTCGACCACATCGGCGCAATCCCGAAACTCGCACACCGATACGATGCCCCGATTGTCGGGGCACCGTTCACCATCGCTCTGGTCGAGGATCAGATCCAGGACGAAAACAAATTCACCGTGAATAACGACCTCGTCACGATGGAGGCGGGGGAAACGATGTCTATCGGTGACCACACCGAACTCGAGTTCGTCAACGTCACACACTCGATCATCGACGCGATAAATCCCGTCCTCCATACGCCAGAGGGTGCAATCGTCTACGGCTTGGACAAGCGAATCGACCATACGCCGGTGATCGGCGACCCGATCGATATGGACCGCTTCCGCGAAATCGGTCGGGACGGCGTCCTCTGTTACATCGAGGACTGCACGAACGCCAATAAGAAGGGCCGGACACCATCCGAGGCTGTTGCACGAGAGCAGCTACAAGATGTGATGCACAGCCTCGAGGACTTCGACGGCGGTATCGTGGCGACGACATTTTCGAGCCACATCGCCCGAGTCTCCTCGATCGTGGAGTTCGCCCGTGATATCGGCCGTGAGCCAGTGCTGCTCGGTCGGTCGATGGAACAGTACTCCGGGACAGCAGAGCGAATGGGAGCGATTTCGATGCCCGATGTCGACATGTACGGCCATCGCCAGTCCGTCGACCGAGCCTTCGAGCGGATTATGAACGAGGGGAAAGAAAACTTCCTCCCCGTGGTCACTGGCCACCAGGGAGAGCCGCGAGCGATGCTCACCCGAATGGGCCGTGGCGAAACCTCTTATGACCTTGAGCAGGGTGACAAAGTCATCTTCTCCGCCCGAGTCATCCCGGAGCCCACCAACGTGGGCCAGCGATATCAGTCCGAGACCCTACTCGGAATGCAGGGCGCCCGAATCTACGACGACGTCCACGTCTCGGGGCACCTCAGCCAAGAGGGCCACTACGAGATGCTCGATGCTCTCCAGCCCGAGAACGTGATTCCAGCCCACCAAGACATGAAAGGGTTCTCCGGATACGTCGATCTCGCCGCCAGTCAGGGGTACAAAGTCGGCCGTGATCTGCACGTCACGACGAACGGGAACGTCATCCAGCTCGTCGAGTAA
- a CDS encoding ArsR/SmtB family transcription factor → MATDQTGAVNGDAPDDPEDLLPEESVLSLDEYLDMHAAVGHRTRYEILYRLVHSGAMSPKELEDALEIDDSTLHYHLNELVDVGLVEKRQRTERGQDGLYTYYRATVFGEVTLTDGVDALIGGEQAFGEMYDSSSN, encoded by the coding sequence ATGGCGACGGACCAAACGGGGGCGGTCAACGGGGACGCTCCAGACGACCCAGAAGACTTGCTGCCCGAGGAGAGCGTTCTCAGTCTCGACGAGTATCTGGATATGCACGCGGCTGTCGGCCACCGCACCCGCTACGAGATTCTCTATCGGCTCGTCCACAGCGGTGCAATGAGTCCGAAGGAGCTCGAGGACGCACTCGAAATCGACGATAGTACGCTTCACTATCACCTCAACGAACTCGTTGACGTCGGCCTCGTCGAAAAACGCCAGCGAACGGAGCGGGGTCAGGACGGACTATACACGTATTATCGGGCGACCGTGTTTGGCGAGGTGACACTCACCGACGGCGTCGATGCGTTGATCGGGGGAGAGCAGGCGTTCGGAGAGATGTACGACAGTTCGAGTAACTGA
- a CDS encoding macro domain-containing protein: MEFSVIQGDIAQQEADALVNAAGTSLRMGSGVAGALRRATNGPINDEAMSKGPVELGEVAATDAYDLAADYVIHAAAMPHYGDGRATPESIRTATRNTLERADELECRSLVLPILGTGAAGFDFETGARLICEELWQYESTSVTDIDVIAYSAEEYEIVTEIADRLHS; encoded by the coding sequence ATGGAGTTCTCGGTTATCCAAGGTGATATCGCACAACAGGAGGCTGATGCGTTGGTCAACGCGGCCGGGACAAGTCTCAGAATGGGCAGTGGTGTCGCCGGCGCACTGCGACGCGCAACGAATGGGCCGATCAACGATGAAGCGATGTCGAAAGGGCCAGTAGAATTGGGAGAGGTCGCGGCCACTGATGCGTACGACCTGGCTGCCGACTATGTCATCCACGCGGCTGCGATGCCCCACTACGGGGACGGCCGAGCAACACCAGAGAGCATTCGGACCGCTACTCGGAACACGCTAGAACGGGCCGACGAACTGGAGTGTCGCTCGCTGGTCCTCCCAATTCTTGGGACTGGCGCCGCCGGGTTCGATTTCGAAACAGGGGCACGGCTCATCTGTGAGGAACTCTGGCAGTACGAGTCGACGTCGGTGACCGATATAGACGTGATTGCGTATTCTGCTGAAGAGTACGAGATAGTCACAGAAATCGCTGACCGGTTGCATTCGTAA
- a CDS encoding MFS transporter: MAGAILGPIVPQIQSELGVSGTAAGLIITTHGGVIVLASPLMGTLIDRVGPRRPFVGGLIIYGLGGGAGLFVDTFTTLLLSRVVLGIGTAAVYTSITVLIYNLYEGQAMERALGYRSSANSAGAAVWPLVGGAAGTIAWNLPFGVYLVALPLGLVAVLTIPKPAESSDSLDDSKPGENTPAGLGDRVRATLAVFQRQPPLALVYVLYFGANVFLYAVVVFYPQLLSTVGVTSSFAISLYLAANGAAGGVSAALYDRLLTRATRTSLITIAFLFWLLGFGLAVVMETPIGALLPVILLGLGIGLVFPSTFALVERFAPADRQGQFSSYIASFGYTGQFVSPLLFGPLVPLVGIAGVFGVAGGIAGLAATGLLLWKVGQIR, translated from the coding sequence ATGGCGGGGGCGATTCTCGGTCCAATCGTCCCACAGATTCAGTCTGAGCTGGGCGTCTCGGGGACCGCAGCTGGACTCATCATAACGACCCACGGCGGTGTGATTGTTCTTGCAAGCCCGCTGATGGGGACGCTAATCGACCGGGTAGGGCCACGGCGACCGTTCGTGGGCGGGCTCATCATCTACGGTCTCGGTGGCGGTGCAGGCCTGTTCGTCGATACATTCACCACGTTACTACTGTCACGGGTGGTCCTCGGGATTGGGACGGCAGCGGTCTACACCTCGATAACCGTGCTCATCTACAACCTATACGAGGGGCAGGCGATGGAACGTGCACTGGGGTATCGAAGCAGCGCCAACAGCGCCGGTGCCGCTGTCTGGCCCCTGGTCGGCGGTGCAGCAGGCACCATCGCCTGGAACCTGCCGTTCGGTGTCTATCTCGTTGCGCTTCCACTCGGGCTGGTAGCAGTCCTGACGATTCCGAAACCGGCCGAGAGTTCAGATTCGCTCGACGATTCGAAACCTGGGGAGAACACACCAGCGGGTCTGGGTGACCGCGTACGAGCGACGCTGGCCGTGTTCCAGCGTCAGCCACCGCTCGCACTCGTGTACGTGCTGTACTTCGGGGCCAACGTCTTTCTCTACGCAGTCGTCGTGTTCTATCCACAGTTGCTCTCGACAGTCGGGGTGACATCGTCGTTCGCAATCAGTCTCTATCTGGCCGCCAACGGCGCAGCAGGCGGTGTCTCAGCCGCTCTCTACGACCGTCTCCTCACCCGCGCCACCCGCACGTCACTGATCACTATCGCGTTCTTGTTCTGGCTACTTGGATTCGGTCTCGCGGTCGTCATGGAAACACCCATCGGCGCACTGCTCCCCGTCATCCTGCTCGGACTGGGAATCGGACTCGTGTTCCCCTCGACGTTTGCGCTGGTCGAACGGTTCGCACCAGCCGACAGACAAGGGCAGTTTAGCTCGTACATAGCCTCCTTCGGATACACTGGCCAGTTTGTCTCTCCACTGCTTTTCGGGCCGCTCGTCCCGCTGGTCGGGATTGCCGGCGTGTTCGGCGTCGCTGGCGGGATAGCTGGCCTCGCCGCGACTGGACTACTACTCTGGAAAGTTGGACAGATTCGGTGA
- the hisI gene encoding phosphoribosyl-AMP cyclohydrolase, whose translation MPSEQLDVELEFGENGLIPAVAQDAETGNVLMLAYVSADALAKTRNTGLAHYYSRSRDELWKKGGSSGHVQRVEEIRVDCDGDALLYRIEQEGGACHTGYHSCFYRTLGGETVGEEVFDPDDVYE comes from the coding sequence ATGCCCAGTGAGCAACTCGATGTCGAACTCGAATTCGGGGAAAACGGCCTGATTCCAGCTGTTGCACAGGATGCGGAAACTGGCAACGTGTTGATGCTCGCCTATGTCTCGGCCGATGCACTGGCAAAGACACGGAACACGGGCCTGGCTCATTACTACTCGCGGAGTCGGGACGAACTCTGGAAGAAAGGTGGGTCGAGTGGACACGTTCAACGAGTCGAAGAGATTCGTGTCGACTGTGACGGCGACGCACTCCTCTACCGCATCGAGCAGGAAGGTGGTGCCTGCCACACCGGCTATCATTCGTGCTTCTATCGGACACTCGGCGGTGAGACCGTAGGCGAGGAAGTTTTTGATCCGGACGACGTCTACGAGTAG